The following are from one region of the Paenibacillus sp. JZ16 genome:
- a CDS encoding MerR family transcriptional regulator: MGDTYSIKQVSKRTGLTEDAIRHYEKIGLLPPPARKDNGHRVYHIEDAEIMELITCLKKTGMSLEDMKAYVHLPFKENIQSVPELNAMLQNYRQKITEQISDLQRILRFIDDKLIHNQSLLNPDRATSEES; encoded by the coding sequence ATGGGAGACACATATTCCATCAAACAAGTATCTAAACGAACCGGCTTGACTGAGGATGCCATTCGCCATTACGAGAAGATCGGTCTCCTTCCTCCTCCCGCAAGGAAAGATAATGGCCATCGTGTATATCACATAGAGGATGCCGAAATTATGGAACTCATCACATGCCTGAAGAAGACAGGAATGTCACTGGAGGATATGAAAGCCTATGTGCATCTTCCCTTTAAGGAAAATATTCAATCCGTTCCGGAGCTGAACGCCATGCTCCAGAATTACCGTCAGAAAATTACCGAGCAAATTTCGGACCTGCAGCGCATTCTGCGGTTCATCGACGACAAGTTGATCCATAATCAGTCCCTGCTAAATCCCGATAGGGCGACCAGTGAAGAATCTTA